CCCCTATATAGCGGCTAGTTTTTACACGACTTTAACTTGAGGCGACTGCTTGCTTGGTTTTAGCGGTTGGTTTTGTGCTTATAATGTTGATTCCGGGCTTAACAGTAGGAGAGcttaaaactatttaacttaAACATTGATTTGATTTCGCGTGAATCGTCTTGAGGTTATAAATTCCATGTTGCTGTAGTTCGAGCGATTCCTGGATCTACTTAACATTTCACAATCGAAGTCTCAAAAGCCAAATAATGTACAAGGGTAAGGATCCTCCAACGATTTCGCCAACTGCGCCTATTACAAAAACTGTACTGTACATAATGGTATTGGGGTAAACGATCCTTGGTGACTTGGCTTGGCAACAAACGAAAATTAAAGACACTTGCAGTGCAAATTGGAAATTCGCCAACGAAATACTCTAATGGAGGGCCTTCTTCAACTGCGTCATCTTCGAGTATCAAGTAACAACAACGAGATATAAAAATACGGCGATCCCTTGTGGGGGAGCTAACTAAATGGCTGAATTCTTTCGAGCGGCGCCTACAGTTGCAATCGGGCCATCAGCTTTCACATGATCGGATCGGGTCCTTGGCCCTCCAAGTCGGAGACTTGGCTCTGGTAGTGTAGCGCGTCCTGGTACGCCTTCTTTACGGCCTTCCGCTCCGCCGGCTTTCGCGACTCCACCAGCTTTTGCTGGTCGAGCTGCTTGTCGATCCCGAGGATGTCCAGCTTGTTGGCCGGCAGCCACTGCCAGGTGCGCTTAACATCGAAGAAAAGCACCAGGAACACAATCTCGTCGAGGCAGTTCTTCCGCAGCGCCAGCACATCGGTGGGTGGGGCGGGCAGCGGCACTCCGTTGTACACAAATCCCTTGGGCGTCTTGGGATCAAGGATGAGTGCGGGATACCAGGGATAGCCACGGCACTTGGCCCAAACCAGCTGAAGCGGCTCCAGCGCCGGCTTCTGGCCGTGCGAGTGGTTATTGTGCCTCTCCGACGAGGCGGAATCCTCACTGTGCTTGCTGCGGTTATTATTCGTGAGAGGTGCACTGCCAGCCGCCGTGGTGTTCCTACGCGCCTTGATGTTGTTCACCAGGGGAGAGGCGTTGGGCGTGGCTGACCGCAGCTTTCCAGCTCTTCGCAGTGGCGGTGGCGTGGCCGTGGAGCTGGTGGACTCGCTGAGATTGCTTCGCCGCTTGCCACGTCCCCGACCCGCTGACAAAGCTACTGCTCGTGCCATTGTCGTAGGAGTGGGCGTTCCTCGCGTTCCCACCTTCATCGGCTTGTTCTGCCGCGCGCTCAGTGGCCGCTCCTCAAGCTCGTCATCTTCGCTGGAGCTGCCACCACTTcctccgctgctgctgctaatgGCCATGTTGCCGTTGTTTCCCTGAACATTGTTAAGGCTGGCGTGCTGCATGTCCATGGCGTCGGTGGTGCCCTCCTGCGACGTGGAGTCCCTCTCCTCGCTGCGACTCCTTCCGCCATCTCTGTCAGGATCTCCATCAGCATCGCCTTCGCTAGCCTCATCGCTGTCAAAGTCAGAGCAGCTGCCCGACATGCTGAAGTCTGAGCAACTGCTGCACGGACTGCTCGACTGCGAGGGAGCGTCGTCGCTGTCACTAACGTCGCGCTGATTATTGGCTCTATACACCCGAAAGCTGTCCGGTATTCGTTCAAAGGGTAGGGTCTCGGGCATGGGTAGTGCCTGGCTGACGGTCACCGCCGGATTGGGCGACTTCTTTGGTGACATGGAGGAGCTGTGCCTCACTTCCGGCACCCGACGATAGCGTCCTGGTCTTTTGGGCGACTTGACAGGCAGATTCGCGCTTAGCTTACTGTTCATTGCGAGGGCCGTAGAGGTCAAGCTCGCCGCTGCAGCGGTTCCCGCTGAGGACGACCCTCCTATTCCAGTTCCCGATGCCAGAGCTCCACCGCCACTGCTGTTGTTCTGCGTCAACGCGAAGCTGGAGGCAGTTGGCGGTGCGGAGGACAGGACGTGATTCAGAGTGCCCGCTCCACTAGACGCGGCCGTGGCCGCCGTGGTGACGGAGGATGAGCTACCGCTGGTGGATTGCGTGTTGGACGACTGCGAATTGTGCTGCTCCTCTTTAACAGGCGTCGTCAACGGCTCCGACGGTCTCTTTAGGGCAGCCTGTGCCTTGCGCGTTAACAATATGGCGGTTCTGAAACGGATTTTACAGATTTTAAGTATTGGATTGACCACCAAATAAAGAATATTCAAAATTAAAGAACATCCATAACTAGAAACCTAAAGGTTACGATTTCGATTGGAAAAGCTCTTGTAAACACTAAAGCTATTTGCCTGGTGGAAAAGTACCAGGAAGGTTAATGGTCGAGGGACTTCATCAAGTTACTTACCTTCTATTGATGCCTACGGGAGAGCTGCTGTTGTTTAAACTCTTAATGGGGCTGCAGGGCGGCGTTTGCGTGGAATTGAGCAAGTCCTTGGAAACAGTATCCTCGCCCATCGAATCCTCATCGGAATCctcttcttcatcatcatcatcatgccCCAGTTCCATGTCCACCCCACTGCTATTGAATCGTTTCCGGGTGCGCTTCTTAGAAGGCGAACCGCCCAACGTGTCTTCATCGTCGCTTTGGGATTGGTTAGCGTGCGAGGAGTGACGCtgtggaaaaatatgaattagTTTTGGAACCATATAGGGTAAAAATCAATACTCACTGCTGCGAATCTCGCCTTCTGGAGGCTTTTGCGCATTCGAGAAATCTCCAACCGAATCTGCTTTATCTTCTTGGTGCGATACGTCGGGTTCTTCAGCACCTGCGACTTGTCGGCTAGAATGAGCAGCTTCTGGACGATGCCCTCGCTGGCCGGCGCCGCCAGCAGCAAGCGTAGCTCCTGTTCCACCTCCGCTTCCACGTGGTCGACGTGGTAGCGTTGTGATCGCGCCAGCAGGCCATCCCGCTGCAGCTCCTTCCTTACCTGGACAAAGAGCGGCGCAGCCTGGTCGCGCATCCGGATTCCAGCACGATAGAACACCGTATCCTTGTTGTTGTACGCCAAACAGTTCTGAATCATCAGGTCAAAGTCAGCTTCTAACTGCTCCAGCGAGTTGTACTGACACTCCTTCAGCTTAGCCCTCATCGTGCCCAGATCCATGGGTTGTTTCACAATGTCAGTGTAGTCGGGCACCTCGCTGGTGTCCACCGGCTCTCGGAAAATCTGCATGCTGTCTCTCGCCTCCAGAGCATCGAGCAGCTTGTTCAGTGCCGCCTCCAGCGGATTGAGCTGCAGCATGACCACCTCCTCGGAAATGCGAACAAAAGCCACTTTCAGCTTCTCGCGCTTGCGCACCAACTCGCACAAGAGGCGCGCTCGCTCCAGATCCTGCCGAAGGCACTGCCAGTACTTAAGCTGGCGGTACAGCTCGCCGGTGTCCGGCGATCCTTCAATGCCGTTGCGCTGTATCACGCCGTGGTTGTTCCCTTGGCTCTGCAAGCGTCGTAGGAGGGGAACCCCGTTGCGGTAGTGTCGCTTAAGCGTCCAATAGGCGATAATGCGGTCAAGGAACTCTTTCTTGCGCTGCATCGTAACCATTGTTGCTATCTCCTGAACGCGGTCCGGCGGAATAGTCGGAATCAGCACCACGGGCGCTGTGGAGCGCTTCTTGGCCAACGCCTTGCGCGCCTCCTTCATCTTGTGACGCGTGTCCTCGAAGTCAGGCACGTTCATCTTGAGCTTGGCGTCGGCCggcgtgtgggcgtggcagtagGCAAACTTCTGAACATGCATGGACGAATCGTTGTGCCCGTCCTTAACCGTGTCCATGGTCATGTAGAGGCCCGCTTGCTGTGCGCATGTAACGTGGAAGGCGGCGTAGCAGCTGTTCCGATGGCACTGGATGCAGGCTCCCAAGCCCTTCTCCTTGCACACGTAGCAGGTGAGTCGCCAACGAGCGGGGGGAATGGTCTCAATTGAATCTATAAAAAGAACTCAGATGTTATTTGGAACTGGGATCAAAGAAACTGGGAGATCGAGCTACGCACCTATTGGCTCCAGAAAGACGGTGTTGGCGAACCGCACTTCCGGTATCCAAAGCGCACACACCACGTGCGCCCACTGCCCGTGGTCCGTCTGCTTGAATGCGCCGCCCGCATTGGGACAGAGCACACAGTTCACAGGCTTACTGGGTGACTGCAAGCATCGGCGGCACAGCCACTGGCCCTCCGGGATATAGGGGACACCGTAGCAGTCCTGGTGTACCGCCAGGTTGCACATGTCGCAGAAAAGTATCACGTTGGTGTTTTGGCACTCGCCGTCGAGGCAAATGCAGCAGACTGCGTCGTCGTCCACCTCGACGCCTGTGGGTGTGCCGTTGGCCGCCGCCTGGAAGTGCGACTCCTTCTCCAGCCGGTCCATCAGCAGCTCCATCGTGTCGATGCCCACGGCGTTCAGGCCGAGTCGCTGGCGCTCCTCGTTCATGTGCTCCAGCCAGGCGGAGTCCTCCTCGTCAACGTCgtactccacctccccgtccaGCTCCTCCAGGGACTTTTCGATGAAGCGATAGTAGGCCAGCGGCCGTGGCGGGGCGTCGGACACTCGGTAGTCCGGAATCTCGGCCACCCTGGCCACGGGCACCTGGACCCTTGCCCAGGGCgcgttctcctccagcggtGGTGCGTCGGCATTCAGAATACAGCCCCTGGCCACTAGGGCGGCGAACTCTTCGTCCTCTACGAGCGGCAAGGCGTCGTCGATGCCCAGGCGCACGCTCTTCCCGTCCAAGTTAAACGTCACCGTGGCCTCCTCCTCGTTGTAGGACACCAGTGACTCTGGATTGGCGTACTGCCGGGCGCTGACTCCGCTCGCCGATCCACCTCCTGCGCTGGCCGAGGAGCAGCCGTTTCTGGCCTCAGCTCCACCGCCACCCGGCGTGGGGTGATCCTTGTGCGGACGAGGCGTGGAGTGGTGGCCGCCGGAGCGTGAGCGCGCCTTCTTGCGGCTCGGAGTCAGCACGGGCGTGAGCGGCTGTGGGTTGTCGTGGTCGTACTTCATAAGATGGTATTGCAGACCCATGATGGTCTTGTAGCTGCGGTCGCAGCCGCGGACGGGACAGGCGAAAGGCGGCTGGGACTGCTGGGTCTTCACCCCTTTGCAGTATTCCACTGCGTCGAAGTCGAGGCCCATGATCTGGATCTGCGGCGCGATCTGTGGATCTGCTGCAGCTGGCTTCTCGGGGTTTGGCGGTTCGCTGGTCGCGGATCGCGGGCACTGTGTCTACTCCGCGGCACGGCTGCGCATACGTATGTGCATCCCACGGTGGTCGTCGCAGAGCGCGCGGTTTTGGCTGTCCACCGTTCCTGGTCGATTTTCGTTGGCTTGTTGcaaattttttaacaaatgTGCTAGAGATGGGCTTGCTGGTCAGCTCGCCATGGCGATACTATCGTCGGAAGTGCTTGTGCAGCACTGGACGTTTGCTGAAACttgtttgaaatatttccgGTCCTTTACGCAAATTAATTCTCTTCCGTAAtctatatttataatttaaatgttcctTTTTGTTCTTTCCCTTACCATTTTCCCtcaaatttgtttacaatatgttttttgGGGAGCCGTGCAGCACTGCTTTCTAGAGATGGTAGTGGCGGGAACGTATTGGAACTGGTTCACCTAATGTTATACTTTCAAAATTTACAGGGCTAGAAATCCAGTACGTAACTATTTAAATAACccaataatattattttaaagaattcaaataaatatctcCCAATATTCACTCAAAAAACAAGTTTTGGTtgtgtttttcattttgcgcGGGAACTTTATCGCCCGTGCAGTGTTGGAAAGCAGAGGCATAAATGCGCCTTACAGCACCCGACGAGCTGTTAACTGTCAACAGTGCACAATTAAAGGCATGTTATCAAATGCTGACGCGCGTCGCAATTGCCGCCATTTGAAAAAAACGATAAAATCGAAGGAACCGAATCCGGATTTGCAGTTTGTCAGATACAGTCGCTAGATATGGAGGACATCTTGGGCGTGCTGGGCTCGCTTTCGGACCTGCGCAGGGAGCTCGAGGTCCTGCGCAAGGTAAGCCAGGATCAGGAGACGAAATTCCGACACTGTCAACATGGCGTCATATGTGTTTTTTAGGCCCACTTTGAGGAGCTGGACCACCTCTTCTACGGCACAGGCCAGCCGGAGGCGGAGGCCAAACCGAGGGACAGTGCTCCGGCAGCGAAGAGTCAGGAGAACTCTTCGGTGACGCCGCAGCAAACGAAAAAGCGCCCCAAGCGACTCACCTCACTGGCCGAGGATCAGAATGAGCCCGAGGGTGAGTATCCTGGCCATTTTAAAGCATTAACGACCAACAACCCCTGTGATATTCCATTTGAGCAGCTCCAGACGCCACGGCCAACAACACGTCGGCCCGTCAAAGCACTCGGGTCAGCAACTCCCAGTTGCTGGCTATCGCCG
The sequence above is drawn from the Drosophila melanogaster chromosome 2R genome and encodes:
- the Br140 gene encoding Bromodomain-containing protein, 140kD, isoform B, with the translated sequence MGLDFDAVEYCKGVKTQQSQPPFACPVRGCDRSYKTIMGLQYHLMKYDHDNPQPLTPVLTPSRKKARSRSGGHHSTPRPHKDHPTPGGGGAEARNGCSSASAGGGSASGVSARQYANPESLVSYNEEEATVTFNLDGKSVRLGIDDALPLVEDEEFAALVARGCILNADAPPLEENAPWARVQVPVARVAEIPDYRVSDAPPRPLAYYRFIEKSLEELDGEVEYDVDEEDSAWLEHMNEERQRLGLNAVGIDTMELLMDRLEKESHFQAAANGTPTGVEVDDDAVCCICLDGECQNTNVILFCDMCNLAVHQDCYGVPYIPEGQWLCRRCLQSPSKPVNCVLCPNAGGAFKQTDHGQWAHVVCALWIPEVRFANTVFLEPIDSIETIPPARWRLTCYVCKEKGLGACIQCHRNSCYAAFHVTCAQQAGLYMTMDTVKDGHNDSSMHVQKFAYCHAHTPADAKLKMNVPDFEDTRHKMKEARKALAKKRSTAPVVLIPTIPPDRVQEIATMVTMQRKKEFLDRIIAYWTLKRHYRNGVPLLRRLQSQGNNHGVIQRNGIEGSPDTGELYRQLKYWQCLRQDLERARLLCELVRKREKLKVAFVRISEEVVMLQLNPLEAALNKLLDALEARDSMQIFREPVDTSEVPDYTDIVKQPMDLGTMRAKLKECQYNSLEQLEADFDLMIQNCLAYNNKDTVFYRAGIRMRDQAAPLFVQVRKELQRDGLLARSQRYHVDHVEAEVEQELRLLLAAPASEGIVQKLLILADKSQVLKNPTYRTKKIKQIRLEISRMRKSLQKARFAARHSSHANQSQSDDEDTLGGSPSKKRTRKRFNSSGVDMELGHDDDDEEEDSDEDSMGEDTVSKDLLNSTQTPPCSPIKSLNNSSSPVGINRRTAILLTRKAQAALKRPSEPLTTPVKEEQHNSQSSNTQSTSGSSSSVTTAATAASSGAGTLNHVLSSAPPTASSFALTQNNSSGGGALASGTGIGGSSSAGTAAAASLTSTALAMNSKLSANLPVKSPKRPGRYRRVPEVRHSSSMSPKKSPNPAVTVSQALPMPETLPFERIPDSFRVYRANNQRDVSDSDDAPSQSSSPCSSCSDFSMSGSCSDFDSDEASEGDADGDPDRDGGRSRSEERDSTSQEGTTDAMDMQHASLNNVQGNNGNMAISSSSGGSGGSSSEDDELEERPLSARQNKPMKVGTRGTPTPTTMARAVALSAGRGRGKRRSNLSESTSSTATPPPLRRAGKLRSATPNASPLVNNIKARRNTTAAGSAPLTNNNRSKHSEDSASSERHNNHSHGQKPALEPLQLVWAKCRGYPWYPALILDPKTPKGFVYNGVPLPAPPTDVLALRKNCLDEIVFLVLFFDVKRTWQWLPANKLDILGIDKQLDQQKLVESRKPAERKAVKKAYQDALHYQSQVSDLEGQGPDPIM